From Rhinoraja longicauda isolate Sanriku21f chromosome 24, sRhiLon1.1, whole genome shotgun sequence, one genomic window encodes:
- the LOC144605464 gene encoding G protein-activated inward rectifier potassium channel 3-like, with product MGRDGAYCGLGASQCTESRRQCTESRGSGGRRKQRYVEKDGKCNVQHGNMLETYRYLTDIFTTLVDLRWRVSLLVFVLAYTLTWLSFGLVWWFLAYCRGDLEHLGDKAWTPCVHNLNGFVSAFLFSIETETTIGYGFRVIADTCPLGIALLLLQAILGSMVNAFMVGCMFVKISQPTKRAETLVFSKQAVVSPRDGRLCLMFRVGDLRRSHIVEASIRAKLIRSKQTAEGEFIPLDQTEVGVGLETGDDRLFLVSPLIIAHEIDSRSPFWEMSKDRLRAEDFEIVVILEGMVEATGLTCQARSSYLCEEVLWGYRFMSVLSLEDGHYEVDYGMFHQTFEVSTPTCSARELTERLAEAEAQLYWSVARPEDEGASPATWPGSGSGPGPGPAQGDRRQQQEELEEQERGDVDRQPNGNLNESAL from the exons ATGGGGCGGGACGGTGCGTACTGCGGCCTGGGCGCCTCGCAGTGTACCGAGAGCCGGAGGCAGTGTACCGAGAGCCGGGGCTCCGGCGGGCGCCGCAAGCAACGCTACGTGGAGAAGGACGGCAAGTGCAATGTGCAGCACGGCAACATGTTGGAGACCTACCGCTACCTGACCGACATCTTCACCACGCTGGTGGACCTGCGCTGGCGGGTCAGCCTGCTGGTCTTCGTGCTGGCCTACACACTGACCTGGCTCTCCTTCGGCTTGGTCTGGTGGTTCCTGGCCTATTGCCGCGGCGACCTGGAGCACCTGGGCGACAAGGCATGGACGCCCTGCGTCCACAACCTCAACGGCTTCGTCTCCGCCTTCCTCTTCTCCATCGAAACCGAGACGACCATCGGCTACGGATTCCGGGTGATCGCCGACACGTGCCCCCTGGGCATCGCGCTTCTCCTGCTCCAGGCCATCCTGGGCTCCATGGTCAACGCTTTCATGGTGGGTTGCATGTTCGTCAAGATCTCGCAGCCCACCAAGCGCGCCGAGACCCTGGTCTTCTCTAAACAGGCGGTGGTGTCACCGCGGGACGGCCGCCTCTGCCTCATGTTCCGCGTGGGTGACCTTCGGCGCTCGCACATCGTGGAGGCCTCCATCCGCGCCAAGCTGATCCGCTCCAAGCAGACGGCCGAGGGAGAGTTCATCCCGCTTGACCAGACGGAGGTGGGGGTCGGGCTGGAGACCGGCGATGACCGGCTCTTCCTCGTCTCCCCGCTCATCATCGCCCACGAGATCGACTCTCGCAGCCCGTTCTGGGAGATGAGCAAGGACCGGCTGCGGGCGGAGGACTTCGAGATCGTGGTCATTCTGGAGGGCATGGTGGAGGCCACAG GTCTGACATGTCAGGCCCGCAGCTCCTACCTGTGTGAGGAGGTTCTGTGGGGCTATCGCTTCATGTCGGTGCTCTCTCTGGAGGATGGCCACTACGAGGTGGACTACGGCATGTTCCACCAGACCTTCGAGGTGTCCACCCCGACCTGTAGCGCCCGCGAACTCACCGAGCGCTTGGCCGAAGCCGAGGCGCAACTCTACTGGTCCGTGGCCCGGCCGGAGGATGAGGGAGCGTCCCCCGCAACATGGCCTGGCTCCGGCtccggccccggccccggccctGCACAGGGGGACAGGAGGCAGCAGCAGGAGGAGCTGGAGGAGCAGGAGCGAGGGGACGTTGACCGGCAGCCCAATGGCAACCTGAACGAGTCCGCCCTGTGA
- the LOC144605304 gene encoding coxsackievirus and adenovirus receptor homolog: protein MAELWSPSSFICTLLLVGWLVTGPSGAARITSEGHQNIYVAEGDNMLISCEFELDSSDTGELDIEWAIINPDTTKRDVIILTYVHGQVFDYPSVFRSRFSFVESDPSQGNASVSVRALRISDTNTFQCKVKKAPGIDTKKVTVGVHVRPQVPRCWADRSDQNVVLHCHSDAGSPPLTYTWERISGAKSLPRSSTTGSGSETLVIRNTTETLDGTYRCRAQNLVGQEECELILAAPAGKSDSGVIIGAVVGTLLALLLLMLLILLLCCCCRKRNQEKDKPYDIREDAAPPLSTAPSLRSVKSYKVHQARKHGRVTFYNALPMIDNTQPLTADQPMPTRRSPVSLTEGSRLDFVV from the exons ATGGCAGAGCTGTGGTCCCCTTCCAGCTTCATCTGCACCCTGCTCCTGGTGGGATGGCTGGTGACAG GTCCCTCGGGCGCTGCGAGAATTACATCAGAAGGTCACCAGAACATCTACGTGGCAGAAGGAGATAATATGCTGATCAGCTGTGAATTCGAGCTGGACTCCAGTGACACAGGAGAACTGGACATCGAATGGGCCATCATTAACCCAGACACCACCAAACGAGATGTCATT ATCCTGACATACGTCCATGGCCAGGTTTTCGATTATCCCTCGGTGTTCAGAAGCAGGTTCAGCTTCGTCGAGTCGGACCCGAGCCAGGGGAACGCCAGCGTGAGTGTGCGCGCCCTGAGAATCAGTGACACCAACACTTTCCAGTGCAAAGTGAAGAAGGCCCCAGGCATCGACACCAAGAAGGTGACGGTGGGAGTGCACG TGCGACCTCAGGTCCCCAGATGCTGGGCAGACCGCTCAGACCAGAACGTAGTGCTTCACTGCCACAGTGATGCTGGATCGCCACCGCTCACTTACACCTGGGAGAGAATCAGTGGCGCCAAGAGCCTGCCGCGGAGCTCCACCACAG GCAGCGGTTCAGAAACGTTGGTGATCAGGAACACCACAGAGACATTGGACGGGACCTACAGATGTCGGGCACAGAACCTGGTGGGTCAGGAGGAGTGTGAGCTCATCTTAGCTGCCCCTGCAG GTAAAAGTGATAGTGGGGTGATAATTGGAGCAGTTGTGGGAACTCTCCTTGCTCTCCTGCTGTTGATGCTCCTAATCCTCCTCCTGTGCTGCTGTTGCCGGAAGCGTAATCAGGAGAAGGACAAGCCTTATGATATCAG gGAAGATGCTGCTCCCCCTCTCAGCACTGCGCCCAGTCTTCGCTCTGTCAAAAGTTACAAGGTCCACCAAGCCCGTAAACATGGGAGGGTGACTTTCTACAATGCTCTCCCTATGATTGACAACACACAGCCCCTAACCGCAGACCAGCCTATGCCAACCCGGCGCTCACCCGTGAGCCTGACTGAGGGGTCGAGGCTGGACTTTGTGGTGTGA